A single window of Nicotiana sylvestris chromosome 5, ASM39365v2, whole genome shotgun sequence DNA harbors:
- the LOC138868738 gene encoding uncharacterized protein — translation MVDRTMKRSLGIINDVLVQVNKFILPADFVILDCEVDYEILIILGRPFLATGKALVDVEAGEITFRVGDEKVVFHVCKSMKQPNSTEVCSFVNLVMEVIVDDTSAMINVKDPLEAVDATLEVLQRRKKQLDGL, via the exons atggtggatagaacaatgaagaggtcTCTTGGTATTATTAATGATGTTCTTGTTCAGGTGAACAAGTTCATTTTGcctgctgactttgtgatcttggactgcgagGTTGACTATGAGATTctgatcatattgggaagaccttttcTTGCAACTGgaaaggccttggttgatgtggaagcaggggagatcaccttccgggtgggtgatgaaaaagtggtatttcatgtgtgcaaatcaatgaagcagccaAATAGCACTGAAGTGTGTTCTTTTGTGAATCTTGTCATggaagtgatagttgatgatactagtgcaatgatcaatgtgaagGATCCTCTAGAAGCG GTAGATGCAACACTGGAGGTGCTCCAAAGAAGGAAaaagcaattggatggactctag